The following nucleotide sequence is from Halapricum desulfuricans.
GCGGGTCGACCGCGTCCTCGAGTTCCCGGGCGACGACCCCGGCGGCCTCGGCGGCCGGCACCTGAAACGCCGCGACGACGACCTCGCCCGTGAGGACGGCGATCCCCGGCTTCTCGCCGGGATCGATACCGACGACCGTCCGCCCGTGACCGCCCCTGAGCCGCGCGAGCGCCTCCTCGACCGCACGGCGTGGCGTCTCCGGGTCGGCAGTCACGACCGGCACGTCCGGGTGCGTCTCGACGGACTCGCCGGGGCCGACAATCACCAGCGACGTACGATCAGGCAACTGCGCGTCGGGTTCGACCGTGGTGAACTCGACGCTGCGGTCGCGCAGCGCCGTGACGACCCCGTGATAGACCTCGAAGTCCGCCGTGGCGACGACGATCATCCCGTCTCCAGTCACGACGTCTCGGCAGTAAAACCCACCGACCGGTCTGATACCGACAGACAGTCCCCGACCGCAGTACAGGCCGGGATTTACTGTCCCGGGCAACGAACAATCGACCATGGCCCGATACGTGGGCGTCGACTGGGCGTCGCGCGGCTGGTTGACCGTCGCCACCGACGGCGAGGAGTGGACGGCGCAGATGCACCCGTCGATGCACAGCGTCTGGTTCGCTCACCGCGATGCGACGGCGATTCTGATCGACGTCCCGATCGGACTCCCCGAGGCGGGACGCCGGGAATGCGACCGGCAGGCCAAGGAGTTCCTCGGGGAGCGATCGAGCAGCGTCTTCTGGACGCCGTGTCGGGCGGCCGTCGAGGCCCCGACCTACGAGCGAGCCAAGCAGGAAAACGAGGACTGCCGCGGGGACAGTCTCTCCAGTCAAGCGTGGGGACTGATTCCGCGCATCCGGGAGGTCGACCGGCTCCTCCGTGACGGGGTCGACGTCGAAGCGACGGTTCTTGAATCCCATCCGGAGGTCTGCTTCCGTGCACTGGGCGACGGCGAATCGCTCCCCTCGAAACACGACGCGGACGGCCTCGAAGCCCGGCGTGCAGTGCTCGAAGCCGCCGACGACTCGATCGCCGGCGTCCACGAGGGCTTCGAGGAATCGCTGATCGAATCACAGCCCCAGTGGGCGCGGCGGGTCGGCGAGTCCAACCGGGACGACCTGCTCGACGCGATGGTACTGGCGCTGACGGCGAAACGCGGCGCCGGAGACTTCCGGACGCTGCCGGACGACCCGCCGCTCGACGCCGAGGGACTGCCGATGCAGATCGTCTACGCTGCCGATGGTCAGTGATTGCCGGTGCAGATCGTCTACGCTGCCGATGGTCAGTGATTGCCGGTGCAGATCGTCTACAGGCGGAGCAGGCCGAGTGCCTCGGGGTCGTACGGAAGACGCAGTCTTCCGTGATGACGAGAGACGAAGTCTCTCGAACCACTTGACCTCGAGGCAGTTCACGCCGACTGAAGTGCCGTCGATCGGTAGTGACCGCTGGCCCGTGCCGATGGCGTTCGTGCGTCTATTACTCGTATCTGAGCGCGTCGATCGGGTCGGTCCGGGAGGCGCTCCAGGCGGGGTAGAGACCGGCAAGCACGCCGACGGCGATGCCGACGACGATCGCGATCACCGTCCATTGAACTGGGAGCACCCACGGGATTCCGATGTAGCCCGCGACGGCATAGCCGGCGAGTAGTCCCAGCGCGGTCCCGAGGATCGCGCCGAGCACGCCGAGGATGATCGCCTCGACGATGAACAGCCCCAGGATGTCTCGGCGCTGTGCGCCGACGGCCTTCATGATCCCGATCTCGCGGGTGCGTTCGGTGACCGAGACGAGCATGATGTTGGCGATACCGATCGACCCGACAAGCAGTGAGATCCCCGCGATCCCCACGATGAAGTTCTGCAGGAGGTTGAGGACGTCCTCCAACTGGCCGATCAGCTCGGTGCTGGTCTGGAGTTCGAACTCCAGGTCCTGATTCGTCGCGCGCTCGCCCGCGTCGGAATCAGGGCTCGTGAGATACTCTCTCGTGACGGTCTTGACCTGCTCGATGTCGGCGTCGCTTCTGGTCGGAGCTTCCGCGATCAGCGCGATGTAGCGCGGCTGCTCGCCAGCGTTGGCGATCAGCTGGAAGTCCGCGGGGATGTACAGCCGCGGCGACGGGCCAAACCCTTCGAACGCGCTCCGGCTGTCGGAGTCTTCGAGGATGCCGACGACGGTGACGTCGACCTGTAGCCCCTGGAATGCGCCGATCGTGAGCGTGTCGCCGACGGAGACGTTCTGTTCGAACAGCCCGGCCATCGCCGGGTTGAGGACGGCCTCGATAGAGCCGTTTCGGATCGATGTCCCGCTCGAGAACCGCCGTCCCTCGGCGATCTCGTCGTCGTCGAGATAGCCGGCCCCGGTCGCGATAAAGCCGCCCTGTCTGGCGATCGTCTCGTCGCCGAAGGCGACTGACTGGCCCGGAACCTGCGTGTAGACGTAGGCGTCTTCCACCCCCGAGAGGTTCGCGACCGCGCTGGCGTCTTGCTGGGTGAACACCGGCTGTGCGCCGGCGAGCGGACCCTGACCGCTGTTCTCGGGCGGGGCCGCCCAGGTGTAGACGTTGCGCTGGTCGTCCGGACTGATGTCCCCGATGATCCCCGCTTCGAGGCCCGTCCCGAGCGTGACAAACGTGATCACGGCGGCGACGCCGATGATCACGCCGAGCGTCGTCAGCGTCGATCGCAACTTGTGACCGCGGATCGAGCGCCAGGAGATCCGCAGGCTCTCGAGGACGTTCATCGGCCGACCCCCGACAGCTCCTCGATCCGCTCGATCTCGCCGTCGAGCAGGTGGACGATCCGTTCGGCGTGTTCGGCGATCGGCCGCTCGTGGGTGACCATCAGGATCGTGTTCCCCCGGTCGTAGAGCTCCTCGAACAGATCCATGATCTGCTCGCCCGTCTCGGTGTCGAGGTTCCCGGTCGGTTCGTCGGCCAGCAAAAGCGCGGGATCGTTGACCAGCGCGCGGGCGATGGCGACCCGCTGGCGCTGACCCCCGGAGAGTTCGTTCGGCCGGTGATCGAGGCGATCGCCGAGCCCGACCGACTCGAGGACGTCGGCCGCCCGCTCGCGACGCTTCGCGCGGCCGACCCCGCGAAACACCATCGGCAGGGCGACGTTCTCGCGGGCGGTCAACCGCGGCATGAGGTTGAACGTCTGGAAGACGAACCCGACGTCCTCGCCGCGGATCCGCGTCCGCTCGCGGTCGGTGACCGACGTCACGTCCTGCCCGTCGAGAAAGATCCCGCCCTCGGTCGGCGTATCCAGACAGCCGATCAGGTTCATCAGCGTCGACTTCCCCGACCCGCTCGGCCCCATCACCGCGGTGTAGGAGCCGCGGGGAATCTCCAGGGAAATCCCCTTCAGCGCGTGGACTGGCTCCCCGAGTTGATACGTCTTGGCGACGCCGTCAAGCGATACGGCCGGCGTCGTGCCTTCCGTTCCCATACCCGACCTCCGTGCGCGACTCCCAAAAACACGTTGCACAATCCGACAGGTGCCTGCCGGCCGACGGTAGGTAGTCGACTGGAACGGTCACGTCTGACCGATATCCAATCTTTTTTATATATCGAAGGAGAGGTATCCGAGTATGACCGCTATCGAACTGAGCGGCCTCACCAAGCGATTCGGTGAGTCCGTGACGGCCCTCCGCGGAGTGGATTTGCGGGTGGACGAGGGAGAGGTGTTCGGCTTTCTCGGCCCGAACGGCGCGGGGAAGTCAACGACGATCAACATCCTGCTTGACTTCGTCCGGCCGACCTCGGGGACGGCCCGGGTACTCGGGATGGACGCACAGCGGGATTCACAGGAAGTGCGCCGCCGGACGGGCGTGCTTCCGGAAGGCTACAAGGTCTACGATCGGTTGACCGCACGTCATCACGTCGAGTTCGTCGTCGAGTCCAAGGAGACGAACGACGACCCCGGGGCGATCCTCGAACGGGTCGGACTGGAAGATGCGATCGACCGGAAAGCGGGCGGCTTCTCGAAGGGGATGAAACAGCGACTCACGCTCGGGATGGCGCTGGTCGGCGATCCCGACCTGCTGATTCTCGACGAACCCTCGACGGGACTGGACCCTTCGGGCGTGCAGGACGTTCGCCAGATCGTCAACGAGGAGGCCGACCGCGGGACGACGGTGTTTTTCTCCAGTCACATCCTTAGTCAGGTCGAGGCCGTCTGTGACCGCGTCGGTATCCTCCGGGAGGGGGAACTGGTCGCCGTCGACACGATCGACGGCCTGCGCGAGGCCGCGGGGACACAGGCGACGCTGCAGGTGACAGCCGACGGGATTACCGACGACGCGATCGAGGCGGTTCGGTCGCTGTCGGGCGTCTCGAGCGTGAACGCGTCGGGCGGCACGCTCACCGCGTCTGTCGACGACGGCGCGAAGATGGAGGTCGTGACGACGCTCGAAGACCACGGCGCGAACGTCTCGGACTTCGAGACGGAGGAAGCCTCGCTCGAGGAGCTGTTCATGTCCTACACGGGAGGCGAACGATGAGCTGGGTCGCCGTCGCGCGCAAGGACTTCCGGGACGCGATCCGATCGCGGATGTTCCTCGCACTGGCGGTCGTCTTCGGGCTGTTCGCCGTCGCTATCGGCGGCGCGTACGGGTATTTCGACGTGTTCCGGGACGCCGGCGCGACGAACCAGGGGCTGATTCTCGTGTCGTTCGTCGCGACGCCGGTGTCGCTTTTCGTGACGCTGACGGCCGTCATCATCGCCCACAAGGCGGTCGTCGGCGAGCGGGCAAACGGGAGTCTCAAGATACTGCTCTCGCTCCCGCACACCCGACTCGACGTCATCGTCGGGAAGATCGTCGGTCGATCGCTCGTCCTGGCGGTGCCGGCGCTCCTGTCGCTCGTCGTCGGCGTGGGCGTCGGCGCGGCGCTCATCGGAGACCTCGCGCCGCTTCCGCTTCTCGCGTTGCTCGGTGCAATGGTCGTCCTGATCGTGACGTACGTGAGTCTGATGGTCGGCCTGTCGTCGATGACCAGCTCGACGTCGCTGGCTACCGCCGGTGCTGTCGGCTACTTCGTCGTCTTCGAGCTCCTGTGGGGGACGATCGGACAGGTGGTCCTGCTCGTTCGCGACTACAACCCGCTCGATCCGCCGAACTGGTATTTCTTCTACCAGAACGTCCCCCCGGGAAGCGCGTTCAACATGGTTCTCGGCGAAGTCCTCTCTTCCCTTGCAGAAGCCGAGCAGACTGTGACTGAAGTAGCCGCGATCGGTCAGGGCTACGACGCCGCCTACGCGAGTCCCTGGGTCGCAGCGGTGATCCTCCTGCTGTGGCTCGTCGTTCCGGCCGCGATCGGATACTGGCGGTTCTCGAACGCCGATCTGTAGGGAAATTTATTTCACATACCCGTCAGAATCGGGCGTATGGCCGCGATCGAAACCAGGGGCGTCGGCAAGCGGTTCGGCGACGTCACAGCCCTCCAGAACCTCGACCTCACGGTCGAAGAAGGCGAAGTGTTCGGCTTTCTCGGCCCGAACGGTGCGGGAAAGTCCACGACGATCGACATCCTGCTGAACCACGTCCGTCCCACGTCGGGGTCGGCGCGGGTGTTCGGCATGGACGCCCAGGAACAGTCAGTCGCCGTCCGCGAGCGAACGGGCGTGCTCCCGGAAGGCTACGGGACGCTCGGGCGGATGACCGGGCGCAAGCACGTCGAGTTCGCGCTCGAGGCCAAAGGCGTGGACGGCGACCCCGACGCCGTTCTCGAGCGGGTCGGGATCGCCGGGGCGAGCGACCGCCGGGCCGAAGCCTACTCGAAGGGAATGAAACAGCGGCTCATGCTCGCGGTCGCTTTGACCGGCGATCCCGACCTGTTGATTCTCGACGAGCCGACGACCGGCCTCGACCCCAACGGCGCACGGCGGATCAGACAGATCGTCCAGACCGAAGCCGACCGCGGGACGACGGTGTTTTTCTCCAGTCACATCCTCGAACAGGTCGAGGCGGTCTGTGACCGGGTCGGCATCCTCAATCAGGGACAGCTGGTCGCCGTCGACACGATCGACGGCCTGCGCGAGGCGACCGGCGCGACCGGCCAGCTCCGCGTGACGATGGCGTCGGTTCCCGACGGACTCGTCGAGACGGTCCGGGAACGGGACGGCGTCACCAGCGTCACCGTCGAGCAGACGACGCTCGTCGTCGGCTGTGAGAACGCCGCCAAAAGCGCCGTCGTCAGTGACTGCCACGGGGCTGGGACCGTCGAGAACGTCGAGACCAGCGAGCCCTCGCTTGAGGACCTGTTCGTCTCCTACACGGGGGGTGAGAGCTGATGAACCGCCTCCTCCAGATCGCACGGAAGGACTTCGTCGACGCGGTCCGGGACCGACAGCTGTACGTCCTCGGGGCGCTGTTCCTGTTGATCGGACTCGGGATCGGCTACCTCGCCGGTTCGAACGCCGAGAACGCGAGCGCGGTCGACGTCCCGCGCGTCGGGATCACGGCGATGGCGTTTCTCGGCTCGATCGCGGCGATCTCGATGTCGTACAACCAGATCGTCGGCAAGCGTGCCTCGGGCGAGCTTCGAGTGTTGCTCAGTCTCCCGTTCTCCCGGACGGAGGTCGTCTACGGGACCTTCCTCGGGCGGCTTGCGCTGGTGGTAGCGCTGACGACCGGTTCGATCCTCGTCGCGAGTGGGCTGGCGGCCGCGCTCGGTGCGCCCGTCTCCGCCACCGCGCTGCTCGCCGCGCTCGTCGTCGCTGGCGCGCTGATGGCCGTCTTCGTCAGTCTCTCGGTCGGCCTCTCGGCCGGGTCGACCGACACGACCCGCGCGGCGGCTGGTGCGTTCGGGCTGTTCATCGTCTTCCTGTTCCGACTGTGGGAAGGCGTCCCTAACGCTGTCCGATACGTGCTCAACGGGTTCTCGTTCCCGTCGGGTCCGGCCCCGACCTGGGCGACGCTCTGGCGACACCTCCAGCCGATGGCCGCCGTCCGGAACGCGCTCGCCGGCGTCGAACCCGACCTGACCGTCGCGTTCGTGGCGTACGCCCCCGGAATCCCCGACAACGAACCGTACTTCGTCGAGCCGTGGTTCGGCGCGGCGGTCGCGCTCGCGTGGATTGTCCTTCCGGTGACGCTGGGCTACCTGAAACTCCGGGCGGCCGATTTATAAGACACCGCGCTCTTCGAGCAGTTCCCCGAACTCGCTTTCGTCGATAATCGGTACTCCTTCGGCGTCGGCGTCCTCGCGCTTTCGCTGCCCGGGGCTGTCACCGACGACGAGGTAGTCGGTGTTGCCCGAGACGCTGCTCGTGGCGTTCCCGCCGTGGGCTTCGACGAGTTCCTGTGCCTCGCTGCGCGTGTGCTCCGCGAGCGTCCCGGTGAACACGAACGTCAGCCCGTCGAGTTCGTCGCCGCCGGAAGTGTCGGCTTCCTGTGGCGAGACGTGTTCGAGCAGTCGATCCAGCGTCTCCCGCGTCCGATCGCGCCCGAAGAACGTGACGATACTGTCCGCGACTTCGGGGCCGACGTCTTCGACCGCACGCAGGCGTTCCGTATCGCCGGCCTCGGCGACCTCGCGGAACGCCTCGAAGGTGCCGAACTCCCGGGCCAGCGCCGCCGCCGTCGTCGATCCGACGTCGGGGATCGACAGCCCCGCGAGGAAGTTCGCGAGCGACGGTTCGCGGCTGGCCTCCAGTTCCCCGAGGAGGTTGTCCGCGCTCGTTTCCCCCCAGCCGTCGAGGTCCGCGAGCGACTCGGCGTCCAGCTCGTAGAGGTCCGGAAGCGACTCGAGGAGGCCGGCCTCGAGCAACTGTTCGACGCCGGACTCGCCCAGTCCCTCGATGTCCAGCCCGTCTCGGGAGGCGTAGTGGACGATCGCTCGTTCGAGCTGTGCCTCGCAGGTGAACCCGCCCGGACAGAACGCCATCGGGCCGTCGCGTTCGACTGGTGCCCCGCAGACCGGACACCGATCGAGGAATTCGAAGGTCCCCCCGGCCCGCTTGTCGGTTACCTCGACGACTTGCGGGATGACGTCGCCGGCCCGCCGGACCCGGACCTCGTCGCCGACGCCGACGCCGAGACGGTCGATCTCCGCGGGGTTGTGCAGCGTCGCTCGCGAGACGGTGACGCCCCCGACGTCGACCGGATCGAGCAGCGCGACGGGAGTCAACCGTCCGGTGCGGCCGACCTGCACGACGATATCGCGGATCCGGGTGGTCTCCTTGCGGGCCGGGAACTTGTAGGCGAAGGCCCACCGCGGCGCTCGCGAGGTCGACCCCAGCAGCTCGCGGGCCTCGCGGTCGTCGACCTTGATGACGGTGCCGTCGATTTCGTAGTCGAGGTCGTCCCGGACCTCGAGCATCCGATCGCGGTACTCGATCGCCGCCTCGATGTCCTCGACACGTTCGACCCGGTCAGAGACGCGAAGGCCCCACTCGGGGAATCGCTCGTACAGCTCAGACTGGGAGTCGAACCGGGCGCTCGCGTCCAGCACGCCGAAAAAGAAGATCGACAGCGGCCGCTCGGCGGTGACCGAGGGATCGAGCTGTCTGAGCGTCCCCGCGGCGGCGTTTCTCGGGTTGGCGAACGGCTCGTCGCCGCGTTCGACGCGCTCGCGGTTGTACTCGTTGAACGCCGCCCGCGGCATGTAGACCTCCCCGCGCACGGCCAGATAGTCGAGGTAGTCACCCCGGAGTCGATCCGGGACGGCACCGATCGTCCGGACGTTCTCAGTGACGTCCTCGCCCTCGATGCCGTCTCCCCGGGTCGCCGCCCGCCGGTAGACGCCGTCCTCGTAGATAACCTCGACCGAGAGCCCGTCGAACTTGGGTTCGCAGTGATAGTCCAGAGGAGCGTCGTAGCCTGCCTCGTCCAGTTCGCGCCGGACCCGCTCGTCGAAGGCCCGCACGTCCTCGGCGTCGCCGCTCTGCTCGATTGAGCGCATCGGTGCCACGTGCTCGACGGTCGCCAGTTCGTCGAGGGGCTCGCCGCCGACTCGCTGTGTCGGGCTGTCCTCGCGATCGAGGTCGAACGCGTCCTCGAGTTCGCGCAGCCGGGCAAAGAGCGCGTCGTAGGTGCGATCGCCGACGACGGGGACGTTTGCGGCGTAGTAACGGTAGTCGTGATAGCGGACGGCCTCGCGAAGCTGTTCGGCCTGCTTGCGAGCCTGTTCGGAATCGAGGTTCTCGACCGGCTCGAAGTCGGTCGACGGGTCCTCGACGTAGGGGTTGTCCGGCGGCTCGGCGTCTGGCATGCCCGAGTACGCGGTCGCCGAGAGAAAGAAGGCTACGGAATCGTCCACGGGTGTTTCGCTCCCGATCACGTCGACAGAGGGCAGACAAGTTCGTTGTCGAAGTCGCCGGCGTCCGCGCGGACTCGCTCGCGTTCGCATGAATCGACGCTTTCGAACCGCTATCCAGTCGATCTCGACTTCCGGCGACCTGACGAGACCGTACAGCGGCTGTTCGTCGCCTCGGGGATCCACAGTGACCTGATCACGACCGACGGCCACGGTGATCGTATCGGTGCCAACACCGCCGTCGGCGTCGCTGGCCGCGCCGCCGTGGTCGGTGTCGACGCGCTCGCCGGACGCGTCTGCTTCGGAACGCCCCGGCCGTTTCCGCTGGGGATCTGACCGCGATCCCGAAGTCAGGTGTCGATGGTTTCACTTTCACTCCGGTCTACTCACGTTTATTAACGTTCAGTGCTTTCGTTGTCGCGTACGCTGCACACCCGCGGGGCGCGTACTCGACCGAGAAGAACACGCACAGCGACTGGTGTCTCGCGGGAAGCCGAACAGCGAGGCGACGGGTTCATTAGGAACCCACAAGTAACGAACTTCCGCCACAGATGATTCGTACACGGACTCATATCACGACTCGTATCGACCGACGACGGGACGATACCGACCGGAGGGCCGACGCGTGAGCCAGCAGGACCTCTCTGCGGACGAGATCTCGCTGCCGATCAAGCGCACGACCGGCGACAGCCTCGAGGAGCGACTCACCTCGAACGCCTATCACAACATCCTGCCGGCGCGGTATCTCCGCCAGGACGCCGACGGGGAACTCGTCGAATCCCAGGAGGACCTCTTCGAACGTGTCGCCAAAAACGTCGCGCTGGCGGAGGCGGTCTTCGAGGCCCGCCAGGAAGACGTCGAGATCACGGTCACGCCAGAGCAGTTGAAGCCGTCTCACCCCCGACGCGACGAACTCGCCGAGGAAGTCTTCGGCAGGGGGACGACCGTCGACGACGACGCCGAGACTACGCTGACACAGTACAACGTCAACAAGTTCGCGTACGAGACGATCGTTCCGGAGTTGCCCGCTGACGTCCGCGAGCACGTCGAGGAGACCGCCGCGGAATACCGGCAACTCATGGAGGACCTCTCGTTCATCCCGAACTCGCCGACGCTCATGAACGCGGGCGACGAACTCCAGCAACTCTCCGCCTGTTTCGTCGACTCCCCCGAAGACGATATGGAAGACATCCACGAAACCGTCAAAGAAGCAGCAGAAGTCTTCCAGTGCCTCACTGAGGACACGCAGGTCTACGTAGAGGACAAGGGCGTCGTCTCCGTAGCTGATGTCGAGCCCGGCGACCGGATCGTCCAGCGTGACGGGGACGACCACGATGTCCAGAACGTCGAAGAAACCCACGCATACGATAACTCGCCGGTCCGTCGAATCGAGACGGCGGCCGGAATCGAACTGACAGGGACTCCGAACCACGAGCTACTCGTTGACGGCTCGTGGACGCGGATCGATCAGATCGAGGCCGGAGACACCCTCTCGCTGCGGCTCGGCTGGATCGACAGCGAGGACGCGACACCGGAACTCACGACCGTCGCTGGCGGGGCACAGTGGTCCGAAAACCGAACGGTCTCGAACGACGACATCCTCGAACTCCACGCGGACGGACTCAGCGATTACGAGATCGCGGACCGACTCGACAGCTCGCCCTCGACGATCCAGCGCCGTCGCTCGCTCGAACTCGGGCTTGATCCCAACGGGAGCGGCGGCCGGTCCGGCGGTGACGTGAGCTTCGACGAGACCGAGTTCGAGACGCTCTACGACGACGGTCACTCGGACGGTGAGATCGCTCGGGAACTGGGTGTCTCGACCCGCAGTGTCGCCCGGTTCCGCGAGACCCAATCGCTTGAGGCGAACGGAGACGCTGTCAAGACCGTCACGCAGCCGACCGAGTTCACGCCCGAGCTCGCTGACCTCGTCGGCATGTGGGTCGGCGACGGCTCGAAACACGAAGACGGAATTCGATTCCACCTCAGACGGGAGGAAACGCTTGAGCACGCTGACCGACTCTCCCGGGACCTCTTCGATGTCGGGCTGGACTG
It contains:
- a CDS encoding DUF429 domain-containing protein, which produces MARYVGVDWASRGWLTVATDGEEWTAQMHPSMHSVWFAHRDATAILIDVPIGLPEAGRRECDRQAKEFLGERSSSVFWTPCRAAVEAPTYERAKQENEDCRGDSLSSQAWGLIPRIREVDRLLRDGVDVEATVLESHPEVCFRALGDGESLPSKHDADGLEARRAVLEAADDSIAGVHEGFEESLIESQPQWARRVGESNRDDLLDAMVLALTAKRGAGDFRTLPDDPPLDAEGLPMQIVYAADGQ
- a CDS encoding ABC transporter ATP-binding protein encodes the protein MGTEGTTPAVSLDGVAKTYQLGEPVHALKGISLEIPRGSYTAVMGPSGSGKSTLMNLIGCLDTPTEGGIFLDGQDVTSVTDRERTRIRGEDVGFVFQTFNLMPRLTARENVALPMVFRGVGRAKRRERAADVLESVGLGDRLDHRPNELSGGQRQRVAIARALVNDPALLLADEPTGNLDTETGEQIMDLFEELYDRGNTILMVTHERPIAEHAERIVHLLDGEIERIEELSGVGR
- a CDS encoding ABC transporter permease: MNVLESLRISWRSIRGHKLRSTLTTLGVIIGVAAVITFVTLGTGLEAGIIGDISPDDQRNVYTWAAPPENSGQGPLAGAQPVFTQQDASAVANLSGVEDAYVYTQVPGQSVAFGDETIARQGGFIATGAGYLDDDEIAEGRRFSSGTSIRNGSIEAVLNPAMAGLFEQNVSVGDTLTIGAFQGLQVDVTVVGILEDSDSRSAFEGFGPSPRLYIPADFQLIANAGEQPRYIALIAEAPTRSDADIEQVKTVTREYLTSPDSDAGERATNQDLEFELQTSTELIGQLEDVLNLLQNFIVGIAGISLLVGSIGIANIMLVSVTERTREIGIMKAVGAQRRDILGLFIVEAIILGVLGAILGTALGLLAGYAVAGYIGIPWVLPVQWTVIAIVVGIAVGVLAGLYPAWSASRTDPIDALRYE
- a CDS encoding ABC transporter permease subunit gives rise to the protein MNRLLQIARKDFVDAVRDRQLYVLGALFLLIGLGIGYLAGSNAENASAVDVPRVGITAMAFLGSIAAISMSYNQIVGKRASGELRVLLSLPFSRTEVVYGTFLGRLALVVALTTGSILVASGLAAALGAPVSATALLAALVVAGALMAVFVSLSVGLSAGSTDTTRAAAGAFGLFIVFLFRLWEGVPNAVRYVLNGFSFPSGPAPTWATLWRHLQPMAAVRNALAGVEPDLTVAFVAYAPGIPDNEPYFVEPWFGAAVALAWIVLPVTLGYLKLRAADL
- a CDS encoding ABC transporter ATP-binding protein, translated to MAAIETRGVGKRFGDVTALQNLDLTVEEGEVFGFLGPNGAGKSTTIDILLNHVRPTSGSARVFGMDAQEQSVAVRERTGVLPEGYGTLGRMTGRKHVEFALEAKGVDGDPDAVLERVGIAGASDRRAEAYSKGMKQRLMLAVALTGDPDLLILDEPTTGLDPNGARRIRQIVQTEADRGTTVFFSSHILEQVEAVCDRVGILNQGQLVAVDTIDGLREATGATGQLRVTMASVPDGLVETVRERDGVTSVTVEQTTLVVGCENAAKSAVVSDCHGAGTVENVETSEPSLEDLFVSYTGGES
- the ligA gene encoding NAD-dependent DNA ligase LigA gives rise to the protein MPDAEPPDNPYVEDPSTDFEPVENLDSEQARKQAEQLREAVRYHDYRYYAANVPVVGDRTYDALFARLRELEDAFDLDREDSPTQRVGGEPLDELATVEHVAPMRSIEQSGDAEDVRAFDERVRRELDEAGYDAPLDYHCEPKFDGLSVEVIYEDGVYRRAATRGDGIEGEDVTENVRTIGAVPDRLRGDYLDYLAVRGEVYMPRAAFNEYNRERVERGDEPFANPRNAAAGTLRQLDPSVTAERPLSIFFFGVLDASARFDSQSELYERFPEWGLRVSDRVERVEDIEAAIEYRDRMLEVRDDLDYEIDGTVIKVDDREARELLGSTSRAPRWAFAYKFPARKETTRIRDIVVQVGRTGRLTPVALLDPVDVGGVTVSRATLHNPAEIDRLGVGVGDEVRVRRAGDVIPQVVEVTDKRAGGTFEFLDRCPVCGAPVERDGPMAFCPGGFTCEAQLERAIVHYASRDGLDIEGLGESGVEQLLEAGLLESLPDLYELDAESLADLDGWGETSADNLLGELEASREPSLANFLAGLSIPDVGSTTAAALAREFGTFEAFREVAEAGDTERLRAVEDVGPEVADSIVTFFGRDRTRETLDRLLEHVSPQEADTSGGDELDGLTFVFTGTLAEHTRSEAQELVEAHGGNATSSVSGNTDYLVVGDSPGQRKREDADAEGVPIIDESEFGELLEERGVL
- a CDS encoding ABC transporter permease subunit — its product is MSWVAVARKDFRDAIRSRMFLALAVVFGLFAVAIGGAYGYFDVFRDAGATNQGLILVSFVATPVSLFVTLTAVIIAHKAVVGERANGSLKILLSLPHTRLDVIVGKIVGRSLVLAVPALLSLVVGVGVGAALIGDLAPLPLLALLGAMVVLIVTYVSLMVGLSSMTSSTSLATAGAVGYFVVFELLWGTIGQVVLLVRDYNPLDPPNWYFFYQNVPPGSAFNMVLGEVLSSLAEAEQTVTEVAAIGQGYDAAYASPWVAAVILLLWLVVPAAIGYWRFSNADL
- a CDS encoding ABC transporter ATP-binding protein; the encoded protein is MTAIELSGLTKRFGESVTALRGVDLRVDEGEVFGFLGPNGAGKSTTINILLDFVRPTSGTARVLGMDAQRDSQEVRRRTGVLPEGYKVYDRLTARHHVEFVVESKETNDDPGAILERVGLEDAIDRKAGGFSKGMKQRLTLGMALVGDPDLLILDEPSTGLDPSGVQDVRQIVNEEADRGTTVFFSSHILSQVEAVCDRVGILREGELVAVDTIDGLREAAGTQATLQVTADGITDDAIEAVRSLSGVSSVNASGGTLTASVDDGAKMEVVTTLEDHGANVSDFETEEASLEELFMSYTGGER